From a single Bdellovibrionota bacterium genomic region:
- a CDS encoding proton-conducting transporter membrane subunit: VAPRFAAVFFLMTLTAIGLPGLCGFVGEFLILAGSFRALALDHPAWFVGLAVVGIILGAVYMLSLYERIFWGTVRFKENETFRDLRWQEVATLAMPIVLAVWLGIQPNLILSRISPSVQSIVSRVRVQSVAELP, encoded by the coding sequence GTGGCTCCAAGGTTCGCCGCCGTATTTTTCCTCATGACGCTGACGGCGATCGGTCTGCCCGGACTTTGCGGGTTTGTCGGAGAATTCCTGATTCTGGCGGGAAGCTTTCGGGCTTTAGCGTTGGATCATCCGGCCTGGTTCGTCGGTCTGGCGGTCGTGGGAATTATTCTGGGCGCCGTATATATGTTGAGTCTCTACGAGCGAATTTTCTGGGGCACGGTGCGGTTTAAAGAAAATGAGACGTTCCGGGACCTCCGGTGGCAAGAGGTTGCCACGTTGGCCATGCCGATCGTCCTCGCCGTATGGCTTGGGATTCAGCCCAACCTGATTCTGTCGCGGATATCCCCTTCGGTTCAATCCATTGTTTCCAGGGTTCGGGTTCAATCGGTCGCGGAGCTGCCATGA